AGGTGAGGGTGATCTCCTCCACCGTGCCGAACTCACCCTCCACCAGCACGTTGTCGCCGATGCTGACGGGCTGGGTGATGGACAGCTGGATGCCGGCGAGCAGCGTCGCGAGCGACTTCTGCGCGGCGAGACCGACGGCGAGGCCGGCGATGCCGGCGGAGGCGAGCAGCGACACGCCGACGTTGCGGACCACCTCGAACTGCATGAGCAGCAGCGCGGCGGCGATGACGTAGGTGGCGACCTCGAACACCGCGCGCAGCACGGCCAGCTGCGTGCGCAGCGAGCGGGCGCGGGGGTGGCCCCCCGTCTCGGAGGTGACGCGGCTCTGGACGTAGGCCTCCGACACGCGGAGGAAGCGCAGGATGAACCACGCCACCGCGATGATGGTGAGCGAGTAGCTCACCCGGTCGCTCAGGAGCTTCAGCTTGGGAGGCAGGAGCAGGAACGAGGTGCCCAGCGCCAGCAGGATGGCGAAGAAGGGCAGCCGCAGGGGGCCCCGGCCCGCGTTGACGACCTGGTCGTCCCAGGAGATGCGCGTCCAGCGCGCCACCCGCAGCGCGGCGGCCAGCAGCACCTTCTCCAGGACGTAGGAGAGCAGCCACGCGCCCAGCAGCGTCACCGCGAGCCCCAGCCACTGCCACAGCTCCAGCCCCAGCACCGTGCGGTCGAAGAAGACGGACGGGAGCGTCTCCGTCAGCAGCGGGCCGTACTCCTCGAAGAGCGGGTCCACCATCTTCACGGTGGGCTCCGACACCACCCAGACGAACGTGCCGTCCACGGAGAGGCGCTGCAGCCGGATGGGGATGGTGTCGCCCTTGAGCGGGATGCCCCCCAGCGACACGAAGCGCGAGCTGGCGGAATCGCCTTCCGGCGCCTTCGGCAGCACGGACGTGTCCACCGACAGCTCACGGTCCAGGACGAACTTCAGCTTGCGCGCCAGCTGGGCGCCCTGCGCGGGCTGCTCGGAGGCCGGGAGGTGGTCCAGGTAGAGGTAGTGGGCCGCACGGCGGTAGTCCCCGCGATGCACCGCGTCCAGGAAGCCCTGCGCGGTGGCGCGCGGCGACGTGCGGTCGAGGTCCTGGGGGACCTCCCCCAGTCCCCCATTGAGAGCGAGGGCGGGGACGCTACCGAGGACGCACCCCAGGAGAAGGAGGGCCACCAGGACCCGGGAGGCATGGCGCTTCATGGGCGCCTCCATACTCCGTGTGCGGTCGGTTGTCCGGGAAAGACGGTGGGTGCTTCCGCGCCCGCCCGGCGGCCAGGAAGCCCGGGGTCGAGAACAGAAAACCCCTGTCGGAACGCGACACGGGAAAGCATTGGTGCGCCGCTGGGTGGTGGGCTAGAACCGACCCCCAAGGAAGGTCGCCGTGTCCGAAGAGAAGCGAAGAATCCTCCTCATTGACGACAGCGAGATCACCCTCGCCATGGAGAAGGCCGTCCTGGAGGCGCGGGGCTATGAGGTCGTGGCCACCTCCACGCTCATGGAGTTTGAGAAAACGCTTCAGAGCTGGCGGCCGGACCTCATCCTCACGGACATCCACATGCCCGAGGCGAAGGGCACGGACATCTGCCGCACGCTGAAGAACGAGTACAACACGCAGGACATCCCCATCGTGTTGTTCTCCAGCCTGCCGGACGACGAGCTGTCGAAGCTCGCCGAGCAGGTGGGCGCGGACGGCTCGCTCTCCAAGGTGAACGGCCTGGAGGCGATGGGCGAGAAGATCGACGAACTGGTGCAGAGCATCCTCTGGTGATGGCGATGCGCGCGGCCGTCCTCGCGGTGCTCGTGAGCGCGCTCCTCGCTGGATGCAGACGCCAGGAAGCGCGCCCTCCCGAGGGCAGCGGCTCCGGGCAGCAGGCCCCCTCCGCCACCGCGACCGCCGCGCCGCCGGGCGCGGTGCTGTTCATCTCCGCGGACACGCGTGGCTACCTGGGCCCCTGCGGCTGCAGCGAGAACATGCGCGGCGGCATTGGCCGGGCGGCGTTCCAGGTGCAGCAGGCGCGCAAGGGCGGCCAGCCGGTGCTCTACATCGACGGGGGCAACAGCCTCTTCGGGGAGACGCACCTCAAGGACGAGCAGGTGCCGCAGGAGGAGCTCAAGGCGAAGGCGCTCGCGGACGCGTTCCGCACCATGGGCCTCGCGGTGCGCGCCACGGGCGAACTGGACGACACGCGCGGCGCGGCGTTCCGCCAGGGGCTGGGGCTGCCGGAGGTGCCGTCCGGTGGCGTGAAGGTGCTGGACGCGGGGGCTCGCAAGGTGGGCGTCGTCGCGGCGGCTTCCGGTGAAGCGCTGGTGAAGGCGAGCCAGCAGGCGCGCGAGCAGGGCGCGGACTTCGTGGTGGGCCTGTTGGACCAGCCGCTGGAGGCCGCGCAGGCCGCCGCCGCGCTGCCGGGGCTGGCCGCGAACCTGGTGGTGGCCACGCACAGCGCCGGGGAGTTCTCCGCGGAGGAGAACCGGCTGGTGCGCTCCGACGTGCCGGTGGTGGCGATGCAGAGCAAGGGGCGCTCGCTGCTGCGCGTGGACCTGACGTACGCGCCGGCGAAGGGGCCCTTCACGCTCCAGCGCTCGCAGGGGGACGTGGAGCGCGAGGTGACGGCGCTGGAGCAGCGCATGGCGCTCCTGGACAAGGAGATTTCCCGGCCCGGCATCGACCCGAAGCTGAAGGCGCTGAAGCAGGGCAAGCGCGACGAACTGTCCGCGCGCAAGCAGGGCCTGCTCACCGCGCCGCCCGCGCCCGCCGACGACGTCAACGGCTTCGCGACGCGCTTCCTGCCGCTGGAGTCGAACCTGCCCACCGCGCCGGACACGCAGGCGCTGGTGAAGGCGTACGACGCGAACGTGGGACAGCTGAACCTCGAGTGGGCGAAGGCGCACGGCCAGGACTGCCCGTTGCCGGAGAAGGGCAAGGCGGGCTTCGTCGGCAGCGCGGTGTGCGCGGACTGCCACCCGGACGCGACCGCGGTGTGGGAGGGCACGAAGCACCACCACGCGTCGGAGACGCTGGAGGAAGTGGGCAAGCAGCACCACCTCAACTGCGTGGGCTGTCACGTCACCGGCTGGCAGAAGCCCGGCGGCGTGTGCCGGCTGGACAAGGTGGCGGGCCGCGAGGACGTGGGCTGCGAGAGCTGCCACGGCCCCGGCTCCAAGCACGTCGACGCGCCGAGCCCGGCCACCATCGTGGGCAAGCCGGGGCAGGCCGTGTGCGTCACCTGCCACAACGCGGAGAACTCCCCGCACTTCGACTTCGCCACCTACCTGCCTCGCATCCTCGGTCCCGGCCATGGCGGAACGGGGAAGAGCGGGCAGGCAGGAGAGCCCCCGGCGAAATAGGGTCGCCTGCTCCTACTTGGGGTCCTTCCCGGGGGCATACCGCGCGACTTGTTGTTTGACTGTCAAGAAAGCTGGCGAATACTGCGGCCTTCGCCTGCTTCTGGGCGACCTCGCCTGGCGTTCCCATGCCGCTCTCTCTGCTCCTGCTAGCCCTGGCCTCGGTTCCCTCCTCGCAGGGCGTGGCGCCGTCACCGGTGTCGCCGCCCGGCGTGCATGCGGTTCCTCCCAAGGAAGCCGCCCTGCTGACGGCGAACGGCAGCCGGGCGACGCCTCCGGTTCCCATGGAGGAAGGCGAGGAGACGGAAGAGGTGGAGTCCGAGTCCGCCGAGCTGGAGGAGCTGCGCGCGCTGGAGGGCGCGACGCTGGACCCGGAGGCGAAGCCGAACGCGGAGATGATGCAGTCGCTGCGGCGGCTGGGCCTGACGAACCCGCTGCGGCTGCGAATGCTGGACGCGCTGGAGGAGCCCACCTTCCGCGAGGACGACACGGCCCCGCCGCTGGCGCGCATCACCGACCTGGCGAACTTCGATATTTCGCAGGTGAAGGACCGCTACGACATCCCGGTGGACATGCAGCCGCGGGTGGCCGAGTACATCCAGTTCTTCCAGGGCCCCGGCCGCAAGTGGTTCCGCAAGTGGATGGCGCGCTCCACGCGCTACCTGCCGGTGATGCAGCCCATCCTGGAGGCGAAGGGCCTGCCCCGGGACACGGTGTACCTGGCGATGATTGAGAGCGGCTTCTCCGCGAACGCGTACTCGTGGGCGCACGCGGCCGGGCCGTGGCAGTTCATCTCCAGCACGGGCAAGCAGTACGGCCTCAAGCAGGACTTCTGGGTGGACGAGCGGCGCGACCCCATCAAGGCCACGCACGCGGCGGCGGCGTACCTGAAGGACCTCTACGGCGAGCTGGGCCACTGGTACCTGGCGTGGGCGGGCTACAACACGGGCTCGTACCGGGTGCGCAAGATGGTGGAGCGCTACGGGACGAACGACTTCTGGGTGCTGGCGGAGGAGCGCGGGCTGGCGAAGGAGACGAAGCACTACGTGCCCAAGCTCATCGCCGCGGCGCTGGTGGCGAAGAACCCCACCGCGTTCGGCTTCTCCGAGGAGGAGTTCCAGTACGAGTCCACGCTCGAGTACGACGAGGTGAAGCTCACGGACGCCACGGACCTGGACGTGGTGGCGCGCGCGGCCGGGGTGAGCGTGACGGACGTGCAGGAGCTGAACCCGGAGCTCAAGCGCTGGTGCACGCCCCCGGCGACGGCCGCGAAGCCCTACGTGCTGAAGCTGCCGCGCGGCACGACGACGCTGTTCGCGGAGAACCTCCAGAAGCTGTCGCCCGCGGAGCGGCTGACGTTCCGGGTGCACACCGTGAAGCGCGGCGACACGCTGTCGCAGATCGCCCAGAAGTACGGCACGGCGCCGGAGGCCATCCTCCAGATGAACCGGATGAAGAGCGCGCGGGTGCTGAAGGTGCGCGCGGAGCTGGTGATTCCGGTGCCGGCCAACGGCCGGGGTGGCAGTGGTGACGCGGGCGGCGCCATCGCGACGAAGGTGGCGCAGGCGCGGCGCAGCGGCATGGTGGCGACGCGGCCGGAGGACGAGGTCCCCGCCGGCACGCCCCGTGGGCCCGTGGCCGCCGGTCCGGTGAAGACGGAGAAGGTGGATGGCAAGACGCGCATCACCTACGGCGTGCAGGAGGGCGACAGCCTGTGGCTCATCGCCAACCGCTTCCAGGTGTCGGTGGACGACCTGAAGAAGTGGAACAACCTGCCCAAGCGCAACCGCACGCTGTCGCTGGGCACGCTGCTCGCGGTGTGGCCGCCGGACGCCAAGGGCGCGGCGCCCGCGAAGGTGGAGGAGCGCGGCGGCACCATCGTGGTGGCGAACGCCGTCGCGGGCCAGGCGCCCGTGGGCCCCAAGGGCGCCAGGGTGCACACGCTGGCCGAGGGCGAGACGCTCTGGTCGGTGTCGCAGCGCTACAACGTGTCCGTCGAGGACATCATGAAGTGGAACCACATCAAGGACCACCGCACGGTCCCCACCGGCAAGCTGCTGTCGCTGAGCGCGCCGTGACGGTGTGATGCGGCGGCCGGGACCTTGCAGTCCCCGGCGCCATGCTCGCATCCGCACTGCTTCGAGATTCTTCGCTTCTTCTCCGTGAACCGACCGACACGCGCGAGCCCGCGCCTGTCCTGGCCGTCCTGCCCCGTGGAGTCGAACGTCCGGGGGACAGGACGGTCTCCGGGGGCAACTCGCTCACGCGCTTCAGCGGGCCTGCTCCGACCGTCAGCCCGGCGCCGCGGGGGCTGTCCCTCGCGTCCCCGTCGGACGGGGTGTCCGCCTCCGTGGAGCGCGCACGCGACAGCGTGACAGGGGCCATGACCGCACCGGCGGATGCGGCACGCGCGGTCACTCCGTCAGCGCCCCCGCTGGAGCATCCGCGCTTCACCGGTTCGCAGCAGCTCGCGGACGTGAGGTCCGGCGCGGCGGTGCTGGGCGTGGGCTCACGTGGGGACGGGCTCGTCGCGGTGCAGGGCGCGCTGCTGGACATGGGGTTCGCGCTGGATGGCGGCGCGGACGGACGCTACGGCCCGGACACGGCCCGCGCGCTCCGCAACTTCCAGGTGCATGCGGGCCTGCGCTCCAGCGGCGTGCTGGATGCCGCCACGCTGCGGGCCCTGGAGGCGCTGGCCCCCGCGCCGGGCTCACGGGGACAGTCGCGCGCCCTGCCCTCCCCGTTCTACGCGGGCCAGCCGGTGCGCGTGGTCATCGCCCTGCGCGAGCACCGCACGTTCCTCTTCGACCCGCTGGGCCAGCTCGTCGACATCTTCCCCAACGCCGTGGGCACCGCCGCCACGCCCACGCACCCGGGCCTCAAGGTCGTCAGGGCGAAGCTGGATCAGGTGGCCACGGAGGACGCGGGCGCACGGCTGTGGAACGACCGGCACGTGTTCGGAGCGCGGCTGCTGGACCTCTCCTGGGCGGATGGCCACCGCAGCGGCGAGGAGCTGCACGGCACCAGCGCCCCCGCCCTGCTCGGGGGCGACGTGTCCCACGGCTGCATCCGTCACGCGAACGAGGACATCCTCGTGCTGCATGACGCGCTCGCCGTGGGCGACCGCATCGCGGTGGTGGAGACGCTCCAGGACCCGCACCTGGGCATCCCCGTCACCGTGGGCTGAAGCTCTACTGCTCTTCCAGCAACATCTTCAGCTCGCGCACGCGCTTGCTGATGTAGTCCCGGTCCAGCTTGCGGAAGTTCTCCGGCAGCAGCGCCCGGCTGGTGCACTCCTGCACCGCCACCAGGTTCTGCATTTCAATCTCCAGCGGGTAGCTGGGCGGAACGAAGTCCGCCAGCACCGCGGCCAGGTCGTCCTTCGTCACCTGGTCGCGCCCCTCCGCCAGCGCGCGGAACTTCGAGCGCACCATCACCGCCTCGATGTCCGCGCCGCTGAAGGCGCGCACGCCGCCGGGGATGAGCGCGGCGAAGGAGTCCACGCCCTCCACCGACACGCCGGTCTTCTTGCTCATCGCCTGGAACAACTCGTTCCGCTCCTCGTCCGTCTGCGGATAGAAGAGCGCGAGGTGCTCCTCCGCGCGGCCCTGGCGCTTCAGGTCGATGGGCAAGAGGTCCGGGCGCGCCGTCAGCAGGAACCAGACGATCTTGCCGCGGTACTGCGTGTTGCCCATGAAGGACGCGATGGAGCCGAAGATGCGGCTGCTCGTGC
This genomic stretch from Corallococcus caeni harbors:
- a CDS encoding mechanosensitive ion channel family protein; this encodes MKRHASRVLVALLLLGCVLGSVPALALNGGLGEVPQDLDRTSPRATAQGFLDAVHRGDYRRAAHYLYLDHLPASEQPAQGAQLARKLKFVLDRELSVDTSVLPKAPEGDSASSRFVSLGGIPLKGDTIPIRLQRLSVDGTFVWVVSEPTVKMVDPLFEEYGPLLTETLPSVFFDRTVLGLELWQWLGLAVTLLGAWLLSYVLEKVLLAAALRVARWTRISWDDQVVNAGRGPLRLPFFAILLALGTSFLLLPPKLKLLSDRVSYSLTIIAVAWFILRFLRVSEAYVQSRVTSETGGHPRARSLRTQLAVLRAVFEVATYVIAAALLLMQFEVVRNVGVSLLASAGIAGLAVGLAAQKSLATLLAGIQLSITQPVSIGDNVLVEGEFGTVEEITLTYVVLRIWDQRRMVIPIQQFLDKPFQNWSKGSPEMMGTVILQVDYMADIDALRAELDRILTNEGKHLWDGRVKTLVVFDVMDKTLTLRALVSAADSGKLGDLRFLVRERLVLFIRARPQWLPTVRSESRAAVPPPSKDGQDAAQGAPEPRA
- a CDS encoding response regulator codes for the protein MSEEKRRILLIDDSEITLAMEKAVLEARGYEVVATSTLMEFEKTLQSWRPDLILTDIHMPEAKGTDICRTLKNEYNTQDIPIVLFSSLPDDELSKLAEQVGADGSLSKVNGLEAMGEKIDELVQSILW
- a CDS encoding multiheme c-type cytochrome, with protein sequence MAMRAAVLAVLVSALLAGCRRQEARPPEGSGSGQQAPSATATAAPPGAVLFISADTRGYLGPCGCSENMRGGIGRAAFQVQQARKGGQPVLYIDGGNSLFGETHLKDEQVPQEELKAKALADAFRTMGLAVRATGELDDTRGAAFRQGLGLPEVPSGGVKVLDAGARKVGVVAAASGEALVKASQQAREQGADFVVGLLDQPLEAAQAAAALPGLAANLVVATHSAGEFSAEENRLVRSDVPVVAMQSKGRSLLRVDLTYAPAKGPFTLQRSQGDVEREVTALEQRMALLDKEISRPGIDPKLKALKQGKRDELSARKQGLLTAPPAPADDVNGFATRFLPLESNLPTAPDTQALVKAYDANVGQLNLEWAKAHGQDCPLPEKGKAGFVGSAVCADCHPDATAVWEGTKHHHASETLEEVGKQHHLNCVGCHVTGWQKPGGVCRLDKVAGREDVGCESCHGPGSKHVDAPSPATIVGKPGQAVCVTCHNAENSPHFDFATYLPRILGPGHGGTGKSGQAGEPPAK
- a CDS encoding LysM peptidoglycan-binding domain-containing protein, which codes for MPLSLLLLALASVPSSQGVAPSPVSPPGVHAVPPKEAALLTANGSRATPPVPMEEGEETEEVESESAELEELRALEGATLDPEAKPNAEMMQSLRRLGLTNPLRLRMLDALEEPTFREDDTAPPLARITDLANFDISQVKDRYDIPVDMQPRVAEYIQFFQGPGRKWFRKWMARSTRYLPVMQPILEAKGLPRDTVYLAMIESGFSANAYSWAHAAGPWQFISSTGKQYGLKQDFWVDERRDPIKATHAAAAYLKDLYGELGHWYLAWAGYNTGSYRVRKMVERYGTNDFWVLAEERGLAKETKHYVPKLIAAALVAKNPTAFGFSEEEFQYESTLEYDEVKLTDATDLDVVARAAGVSVTDVQELNPELKRWCTPPATAAKPYVLKLPRGTTTLFAENLQKLSPAERLTFRVHTVKRGDTLSQIAQKYGTAPEAILQMNRMKSARVLKVRAELVIPVPANGRGGSGDAGGAIATKVAQARRSGMVATRPEDEVPAGTPRGPVAAGPVKTEKVDGKTRITYGVQEGDSLWLIANRFQVSVDDLKKWNNLPKRNRTLSLGTLLAVWPPDAKGAAPAKVEERGGTIVVANAVAGQAPVGPKGARVHTLAEGETLWSVSQRYNVSVEDIMKWNHIKDHRTVPTGKLLSLSAP
- a CDS encoding L,D-transpeptidase family protein, with protein sequence MTAPADAARAVTPSAPPLEHPRFTGSQQLADVRSGAAVLGVGSRGDGLVAVQGALLDMGFALDGGADGRYGPDTARALRNFQVHAGLRSSGVLDAATLRALEALAPAPGSRGQSRALPSPFYAGQPVRVVIALREHRTFLFDPLGQLVDIFPNAVGTAATPTHPGLKVVRAKLDQVATEDAGARLWNDRHVFGARLLDLSWADGHRSGEELHGTSAPALLGGDVSHGCIRHANEDILVLHDALAVGDRIAVVETLQDPHLGIPVTVG